A window of the Anomalospiza imberbis isolate Cuckoo-Finch-1a 21T00152 chromosome 34, ASM3175350v1, whole genome shotgun sequence genome harbors these coding sequences:
- the LOC137464008 gene encoding olfactory receptor 14J1-like gives MMWFSLLTIKCYDRYVSICKPLHYGTLLGSRACAHMAAAAWASAFLYSLLHTANTFSLPLCHGNALGQFFCEIPQILKLSCSKSHLRELGLIAVSACLVFGCFVFIVFSYVQIFRAVLRIPSEQGRHKAFSTCLPHLAVVFLFVSTGILANLKPPSMSSPSLDLSLSVLYSVVPPALNPLIYSLRNL, from the exons atgaTGT GGTtctccctcctgaccatcaagtgctacgaccgctacgtgtccatctgcaaacccctgcactacgggaccctcctgggcagcagagcttgtgcccacatggcagcagctgcctgggccagtgcctttctctattcactgctgcacacggccaatacattttccctgcccctgtgccatggcaatgccctgggccagttcttctgtgaaatcccacagatcctcaagctctcctgctccaaatcccacctcagggaacttgggctcattgctgttagtgcctgtttggtatttggttgttttgtgttcattgttttctcctatgtgcagatcttcagggccgtgctgaggatcccctctgagcagggacggcacaaagccttttccacctgcctccctcacctggctgtggtcttTCTGTTTGTCAGCACTGGCATACTTGCTaacctgaagcccccctccatgtcctccccatccctggatctgtcactgtcagttctgtactcggtggtgcctccagccctgaaccccctcatctacagcctgaggaa cctgtag